One Calonectris borealis chromosome 16, bCalBor7.hap1.2, whole genome shotgun sequence DNA window includes the following coding sequences:
- the MEIOB gene encoding meiosis-specific with OB domain-containing protein, whose protein sequence is MALFLIAGVFRSSSFGETSACHVNIVTVKSVRLHCFVNRCTIQPVWIIKLLLCPLLADCWDEKVRQRLLFIFADIGCERYTFSFTIRDSPTYFINVNSWGREEYIRSLSESFRVGDCVTIENPLVQSKEAEREEKFNPVTPSCYKLLLSENHSVVKTSSCYEMDTKLLSLLHLPVKDPQDYYSLGDIIANGQSLDGRILNVLAAVMSVGEPKYFMTSDKRKGQRCEVKLYDETEMSFPIVCWDNESIQLAQSWIPRETVIFASDVRINFDKFRNCMTATVISKTIITTNPETAEANILFSFIKESAQSGALHDKMEEQSKESINLETIVDVYTVEQLKEKALQSDGKLEPVYGIIYGYISTLDIDDNASKVIRNRCSICRFLVNEMSNTCTFCSDISSDSKSTFASFDILIDLTDHTGTLYSCYLSDCVAEETLGCTVREFLTLTEDKKTALKWQLLLERSKIYFKVTLSPSWRTGLKVNVLSCKLADPIEASQSLLGKEIGNQRLHYMA, encoded by the exons ATGGCCCTCTTCCTCATTGCAGGCGTGTTCCGCTCCTCCTCTTTTGGTGAAACTAGTGCTTGT CACGTCAATATTGTTACAGTGAAGTCAGTCAGGTTGCATTGCTTTGTGAATAGGTGCACAATTCAGCCTGTGTGGATTATCAAATTGTTACTCTGCCCCTTGCTAGCTGACTGCTGGGACGAGAAAGTCAGGCAGCGCT tgctgtttatttttgcagaCATTGGGTGTGAGAGATACACCTTCAGTTTTACTATTCGTGATTCACCGActtattttataaatgtaaattcTTGGGGCAGAGAAGAGTACATTAGATCACTTTCAGAAAGCTTTAGAGTTGGTGACTGTG ttaCAATTGAAAATCCTTTAGTTCAGtcaaaggaagcagaaagggaagaaaaattcaaCCCTGTAACTCCTAG CTGCTACAAATTATTGCTCAGTGAAAATCATTCAGTGGTCAAAACATCTTCATGTTACGAAATGGACACCAAACTACTTTCTCTGTTGCATCTGCCTGTCAAGGACCCTCAGGACTATTATTCACTGGGTGATATCATTGCAAACGGACAAAGCCTCGATGGAAGAATCCTTAATGTGCTTGCAGCTGTAATGTCA GTTGGGGAGCCAAAGTATTTTATGACTTCAGacaaaagaaaaggtcagaggtGTGAAGTAAAGCTGTATGATGAAACAGAGATGTCTTTTCCAATAGTAtg ttggGATAATGAATCTATCCAGCTTGCACAGAGTTGGATCCCACGAGAAACAG TAATATTTGCATCAGATGTGAGAATAAATTTTGACAAATTTAGAAACTGTATGACTGCAACTGTGATATCAAAAACCATCATTACAACTAATCCAG aaaCAGCAGAAGCAAATATTCTCTTCAGCTTCATAAAAGAGAGTGCACAATCAGGAGCTTTGCATGATAAAATGGAGGAGCAGTCAAAAGAATCCATTAACT TGGAGACTATAGTTGATGTTTATACTGTggaacagctgaaagaaaaagctttacagAGTGATGGGAAACTTGAACCAGTCTATGGCATTATTTATGGCTACATTTCTACACTGGACATTGATGATAATGCATCTAAAGTTATTCGCAACAGATG TTCAATATGCCGTTTTCTGGTGAATGAAATGTCAAACACATGCACTTTCTGCAGTGACATCTCTTCAGATTCAAAGTCAACTTTTGCAAGCTTTGACATACTCATTGATCTAACAGATCACACAGGCACTCTTTATTCTTGTTACCTGTCTGACTGTGTAGCTGAGGAAACATTAGGCTGCACA GTCCGTGAGTTCCTCACTCTAACAGAAGACAAGAAGACTGCATTGAAATGGCAACTTCTTTTGGAACGAagcaagatttattttaaa GTCACTTTGTCACCCAGCTGGAGAACCGGACTGAAAGTGAATGTTCTTTCATGCAAACTGGCAGACCCTATAGAGGCCAGTCAGAGCTTGTTGGGAAAAGAGATTGGAAATCAGAGATTACACTATATGGCTTGA
- the FAHD1 gene encoding oxaloacetate tautomerase FAHD1, mitochondrial yields MASSKPLSRFWEWGRNIVCVGRNYAEHAKEMGSALPREPLFFLKPSSAYVREGSPILRPYYCNNLHHEVELGVVIGKRAQAVSQEAAMEHVAGYALCLDMTARDTQEECKKKGLPWTLAKGFGSSCPVSDFVPKEKIPDPHKLKIWLKVNGKLRQEGETSSMIFSIPYLISYISEIFTLEEGDLILTGSPKGVGSVQANDEIEAGISDVLSMRFKVAQQTRGS; encoded by the coding sequence ATGGCCTCCTCCAAACCCCTGTCCCGCTTCTGGGAGTGGGGCAGGAACATCGTCTGCGTGGGGCGCAACTACGCCGAGCACGCCAAGGAGATGGGGAGCGCGCTGCCCCGGGAGCCCCTCTTCTTCCTCAAGCCCTCCTCGGCCTACGTGCGCGAAGGCTCGCCCATCCTCCGGCCCTACTACTGCAACAACCTGCACCACGAAGTGGAGCTGGGGGTGGTGATTGGGAAGAGAGCCCAGGCCGTGTCCCAGGAGGCTGCCATGGAGCACGTGGCGGGTTATGCCCTGTGCTTGGACATGACGGCCAGGGACACCCAGGAGGAGTGCAAAAAGAAGGGTCTGCCCTGGACCTTGGCCAAGGGCTTCGGTTCGTCATGCCCGGTCAGTGACTTTGTGCCCAAGGAGAAGATCCCAGACCCTCACAAGCTGAAGATCTGGCTCAAGGTGAACGGGAAGCTGAGGCAGGAGGGGGAGACCTCCTCGATGATCTTCTCCATCCCTTACCTGATCAGCTACATCAGTGAAATATTCACCCTGGAAGAAGGGGACTTGATTCTGACAGGGTCTCCCAAAGGAGTTGGGTCAGTGCAGGCCAACGATGAGATAGAGGCTGGGATAAGCGACGTCCTCTCCATGCGGTTTAAGGTGGCGCAGCAAACGCGTGGATCCTAa